In Stigmatopora argus isolate UIUO_Sarg chromosome 17, RoL_Sarg_1.0, whole genome shotgun sequence, the following are encoded in one genomic region:
- the nom1 gene encoding nucleolar MIF4G domain-containing protein 1 — MRRKRKQRGSDRKKGNGVLQKIMTSVSDFLKSESGEKGAEDGDDDLRSVKRKSRKEMRKEKRKMKKAKMKNHYQGKTTELQSETAANQKNKVSKINAKQSENPNMAQKKTNKTNELLEYKKKKLLEAKAEEGNGSVPKAKQKEKSKVTPKKSNKLQELRKKALLEANEQEDREIKKLERHLKLNKRKNKKSLPQSFVADGLDYILGALDAGTLGAGMYDSDDNMDLAKDKFEQLNGDDDEEDGASDGEDVNEEEGEEDEDAEGDDDDDDDDDDDDDDNVEEDDVIPSEEDEADEEDDVEEDNLIPSEEDDDDDDDEDEDVIPSEEDEAMDRKLDDDNAEVTSESNSKNATSGTGKYVPPQMRDKGSDQRKAELGKLKKNVKGLLNRLSEPNMSSISSQLETFYMNHSRKDMNDTLTEVLLAACVTPALMPDRLLMEHILLVSILHHAVGLEVGAHFLETVVRQWDDTYKYPSGGKECDNLVAIVAHLYNFQVVHSLLIFDILRRLVAAFAEKDIELVLFVLRNVGFSLRKDDALALKELITEAQRKATDVGTKFQDQTRVRFMLETMLALKNNDMRKIPGYDPEPVEKLKKLQRSLIKRSAEGSDMKLRVSLENLLSADQTGRWWIVGSSWSGAPMITNQESKGVGEGQFQFTAKVLELARKQRMNTEVRRNIFCVLMTSEDYIDAFDKLLRMGLKDKQEREIVHVLMDCCLQEKSFNNFYAVLGEKFCSHDRRFQMTFQFTLWDKFRELPNLPARAFNNTSQLVTRFLQNKCLSLSILKAIEFSELDKATVRFLRQVLTPLLTDTDPEDLVSIFARISGMPQLSMLREGLKLFISHFLLKNAGPQDDVLKERAVIATKAMDSKEAKVKL, encoded by the exons ATGAGACGTAAACGGAAGCAGCGAGGCAGCGACAGAAAGAAAGGCAACGGTGTGTTGCAGAAAATTATGACGTCCGTGagcgattttttaaaaagcgaaaGCGGCGAAAAAGGAGCTGAGGATGGCGATGACGATTTAAGGTCAGTCAAACGGAAAAGCAGGAAGGAGATGCGCAAAGAGAAACGAAAGATGAAGAAAGCCAAGATGAAAAATCACTACCAAGGTAAAACGACTGAACTTCAAAGTGAAACAGCTGCTAATCAGAAGAATAAAGTGTCTAAAATAAACGCAAAGCAATCAGAAAATCCAAACATGGCACAAAAGAAAACCAATAAAACCAACGAGCTTCTGGAGTACAAGAAAAAGAAGCTTTTGGAGGCGAAAGCTGAGGAAGGGAATGGAAGTGTACCTAAGGCAAAGCAAAAGGAAAAATCCAAAGTGACCCCGAAGAAAAGCAACAAGCTCCAAGAGTTGAGGAAGAAGGCACTTTTGGAGGCGAATGAACAGGAGGACCGAGAAATAAAGAAACTAGAGCGCCActtgaaattaaacaaaaggaaaaacaaaaaaagcctgccTCAATCGTTTGTGGCTGATGGGCTGGACTACATTTTGGGTGCTCTTGATGCAGGGACGTTGGGCGCGGGGATGTATGACAGTGACGATAACATGGATCTTGCCAAGGACAAGTTTGAACAGCTTAACGGGGATGACGATGAAGAGGACGGGGCGAGTGATGGAGAAGATGTAAATGAGGAGGAAGGAGAAGAGGATGAGGATGCTgagggtgatgatgatgatgatgatgatgatgatgatgatgatgatgacaatgtTGAGGAGGATGATGTAATACCAAGCGAGGAGGACGAGGCTGATGAAGAAGACGATGTTGAGGAGGACAATTTAATACCAAGtgaggaggatgatgatgatgatgatgatgaagatgaagatgtaATACCAAGCGAGGAAGACGAGGCAATGGACAGGAAACTCGATGACGACAACGCAGAAGTGACTTCTGAATCAAATTCCAAGAAT GCTACTTCGGGGACAGGAAAGTACGTGCCTCCTCAAATGCGTGACAAGGGAAGCGACCAACGAAAAGCTGAGCTGGGAAAGctgaagaaaaatgtgaaagGACTCTTAAACAG GCTGAGCGAGCCCAACATGTCATCCATAAGCAGCCAGCTAGAGACATTCTACATGAACCACAGCAGGAAGGACATGAATGATACTTTGACGGAGGTTCTCCTGGCGGCTTGCGTCACACCGGCATTGATGCCCGACCGTCTGTTGATGGAACACATTCTGTTGGTCAGCATCCTTCATCACGCTGTGGGCTTGGAG GTAGGAGCCCATTTCCTGGAGACGGTCGTACGCCAGTGGGACGACACGTACAAGTACCCGAGCGGAGGCAAAGAGTGCGACAACCTTGTCGCCATCGTTGCACACCTCTACAATTTCCAGGTGGTGCACTCGCTACTCATCTTCGACATCCTACGCCGCCTGGTGGCGGCGTTTGCCGAGAAGGATATCGAGCTGGTGCTGTTTGTGCTGCGCAACGTCGGCTTCTCGCTGAGGAAAGACGACGCCTTGGCCCTCAAGGAGCTCATTACCGAAGCACAGCGCAAGGCAACTGACGTTGGAACTAAGTTTCAGGATCAAACTAGA gTGCGTTTCATGTTGGAAACAATGCTGGCGTTGAAAAACAACGACATGCGCAAGATTCCGGGCTATGATCCCGAGCCTGTGGAGAAGTTGAAAAAGTTGCAGAGGAGTCTG ATCAAGCGTAGCGCGGAAGGCAGCGACATGAAATTGCGGGTGTCTCTGGAAAACCTGCTGTCGGCCGACCAGACGGGCCGCTGGTGGATCGTGGGTTCGTCGTGGAGTGGAGCGCCCATGATCACCAACCAAGAGAGCAAAGGTGTCGGCGAAGGACAG TTTCAATTCACCGCCAAAGTCTTGGAGCTGGCTCGAAAGCAGCGGATGAACACGGAGGTCCGTAGGAACATCTTCTGTGTGCTCATGACGAGCGAGGACTACATTGATGCGTTTGACAAGCTGCTAAG GATGGGCCTGAAGGACAAACAGGAGCGGGAGATTGTCCACGTGCTGATGGACTGCTGTCTACAGGAGAAATCCTTCAACAACTTCTACGCCGTGCTGGGAGAGAAGTTCTGCTCTCATGATCGCCGCTTCCAG ATGACCTTCCAGTTCACCCTGTGGGATAAATTCCGTGAGCTTCCCAACCTTCCCGCCAGGGCTTTTAACAATACGAGCCAGCTGGTGACACGCTTCCTTCAGAACAAGTGTCTCTCACTGTCGATACTTAAA GCAATAGAGTTCAGCGAGTTGGACAAGGCCACCGTACGCTTCCTGCGTCAAGTCCTCACTCCGCTGCTCACAGACACCGACCCTGAAGATCTCGTTAGCATATTTGCAAG GATTTCCGGAATGCCCCAGTTGTCAATGCTGCGTGAAGGCCTGAAACTTTTCATCAGCCATTTCCTGCTGAAGAACGCCGGGCCGCAAGACGACGTGCTGAAGGAGCGAGCTGTGATCGCCACCAAGGCGATGGACTCCAAAGAGGCTAAAGTCAAACTCTAA